In Pan paniscus chromosome 15, NHGRI_mPanPan1-v2.0_pri, whole genome shotgun sequence, the sequence tttctgaggcctgtgttctgttccattggtctatatctctgttttggtaccagtaccatgctgttttggttactgtagctttgtagtatagtttgaagtcaggtagcatgatgcctccagctttgttctttttgcttaggactgtcttggtaatgtgggctctttttggttccatatgaactttaaagtagttttttccaattctgtgaaggaagtcattgatagcttgatggggatggcattgaatctataaattaccttgggcagtatggccattttcacaatattgattcttcctatccatgagcatggaatgttcttccatttgtttgtgtcctcttttatttcaatgagcagtggtttgtagttctccttgaagaggtccttcgcatcccttgtaagttggattcctaggtattttattctctttgaagcaattgtgaatgggagttcactcatgatttggctctctgtttgtctgttattggtgtataagaatgcttgtgatttttgcacattgattttgtatcctgagactttgctgaagttgcttatcagcttaaggagattttgggctgagacaatggggttttctaaatatacaatcatgtcacctgcaaacaggggcaatttgactccctcttttcctaactaaataccctttatttccttcttttgcctgattgccctagccagaacttcgaacactgtgttgaataggagtggtgagagagggcatccctgtcttgtgccagttttcaaagggaatgcttccagtttttgccctttcagtatgatattggctgtgggtttgtcataaatagctcttattattttgagatatgtcccatcaatacctagtttattgagagtttttagcatgaagagctgttgaattttgtcgaaggccttttctgtatgtattgagataatcatgtggtttttgtctttgtttctgtttatgtgatggattacatttattgatttgtgtatgttgaactagccttgcatctcagggataaagccaacttgatcttcatggattgttcttttttttttttttttctaaattttttgtagagacgagagctcactatcttgcccaggccagtctggagctcctgagctcaagggaatccttctgccttagtctcccagagtgctaggattataggcttgagccatcatgcccagcatctttcttttcttttctttcttcttttcctttcctttcctttccttccctcttattttctcttttcctttattttccttccttcctctctctctctctctctttcttttttttctgagacagagtttcactcagtcactgaggctggagtgcagtggtgtgatctcagctcactgcaatctcggcctcctgggttcaaatgattttcctgccttagcttcccaagtagctgggattacaggtgcacaccaccatgcccagctaattttttgtattttttagtagagacggggtttcaccatgttggccaggctggtctcgaactcctgacctcgtgtgattcgcccgccttggcctcccaaagtgctgggattataggtgtgagccaaccacgcccagcccttcctttctttcttatttccatgtttattttggattcaaggggtacatgtacaggtttgttacaagggttGATTtcgtgatgctgagatttgggcttctattgatTCTGTCATccagatagtgaacatagtatTCAGTGGGAAGTTTTTCAGTCCTTGACCTGCTCCCTTCCTCATTTTTGAGTCCctagtgtttatttttctcatctttatgtctgtACGTACCCAAGatttagctgccacttataagtgagaacatatgatatttggttttcagtttctACGTTAATTCgctcaggataatggcctccatctgcatccatgttgctgcaaagaacgtgatttcatttttatggctgcatagtattccatagtgtatatgtaccacattttctttatccaatgcaccattgatgggcacctagggtgagtccatgtctttgctattgtgaatagtgctgcaatgaacatgagagtgcatgtgtcttttgttAGAACGATTTactttctttgggtatatacccagtaatgacattgctgggtcgaatggtggttctatttttaacactacttttttttctattttacaattGAGGAGCCTCTTTGAGTTCTAATGTTTATATATTCTTAAGTAGAATGCTTCATTTATTCACAGAATATACAATGGAAATTATCCAGCTATTGTTCAACAGGTAGTTCCTGATTCAATATGTTCTGAGAACAACTCTTACATCACTAGTACAGAGATTAAAGATGTGGCTCcacaattttgattttcttccaaaAGAGTAAATCTTAAAGTCTGTGACACTGCCTGTTTAATTAAAAGGGAGTAACTAGTACTTACAGCTTTGCAATGGGGCCCTTCATAAGGGAAATCAGTGTCTAGGTTGTGAACAAAGTTTACTGGTTAGCATGTTTCCGATGTTCTTGGATGTTTTCTAGTATCTATCACAAACACTAACAGCATTTGTTCTAACATCTGCTTTAAAACAGGTACTATATAAGACCAAAAAAATCCCATGTCTACTTATGGAGGACAGTCTTTGAATATCTTTTAAATGATAGAGATCATGTACTCTATATGAATAGGCTatagaataaaacattttagtttttataagtTATCAAATTcaggatttttcttttcaattataGATTGTAAGAGGGTAgtaatatgtacattttaaaaaacatatataggtgcgtatatatgtgtgtgagtatatatatgtACTTAACAACGAGTGAGGTCCATGAAATTGGGTTATGGGTTGGTAGTCACAACTCCACCTGTAGCACCCCTTTACCACACAAATGTCAAAACGGGATCACAGTGTGGAAACAGAAGAGTGCAGGATATATTAGAATCTGAAATCTTTCTCAAGGATATGAGGTGCCTGGTAGAACTTTATTTACATGTTAGGAAATTTTAACATGAGCTTTtcaagaaatggaattgaaagtccAGAGGAAGAGGTGAGTTTATAACTATTAAGCATACTGAAACAAATGAGGTTTGGAATTTTGCACTAAGTTTGTTAAGCTTTACTGTGTTTTTGCTATGGGGGAaacttggatttttctttttttttcattttatcctctgtccttaatatttttaatatttggagtGGTAATTACTGAAAATTGGAGGGACATAGAGTGACCTAGGGAGGGCAaagggaggtttttttttgttttcgttttttgaaAGTTCTAAAACCTGAAAATGATTCTGGAGTCTTCCGAAAATGTTCAGACACATTGAAGAATTTTTATTGAGTAATACAATGTTCTAATTGAGGCATACACATTGTTCTAGGAGTCTGTGAAATTCTAAAGATAAAAGTTTGATTATGCTTGTTTTGACTTTAATGAACTATTCACATAATTTTAATACACAGTGTCTAACACGTATGAAAGTTGTGTAATACCTTATACCTTAACAATGGAGAATTACTAAGTAATTTCGGCTACTCTGATATTAGCATTTCCTGAAACTCCTCAGGCTGATGTGGCAAAGGAGAAATAGCAATCTGAGTTCTGAAAAGCTAGGCCGCATTTTGGTCCTGAAAAATCACTTGCTGTGAACTTGGGccagtttttgattttttaaatggcataacAATTCGTTGCTACAAGAGGTTACATCAGGAAAATTTCCTAAGGATTTAAGATTTTGTTCATCTATTGAGTTCCTTCGGGTGATTTGTTTAGGAGGAAGTATCTGCTCCTTTTTGAGTTGTTTCACCAAAGTACTTGAGTGAGAAGGCAGAATATAATGAGAATGATCATGCTGGCAAGGAAGACATATATATGAGATGGGTTATCCTTTACACCTACGTCAGCTAAAACTATCTCCTACGAACAAATCCAGCACTTGGCATTTTATTCGACGGTCCTAAAAATAGAGTCCTAAATTTAGGAGGCAAGGTGCTACTTTTAGCTCCTCTTCTCGGAGGAAAACAGCACGCACCGCGCCAGGCCAAGGTCCACGAGGATTTGATTTAGCATTTGGGTAACTGGCCGCTAATGGAACTGAAGACAGCTGGGCCTAACAAGTGCCCAGGTGACTCAGGTAAGCGAGGAAACCAGATCGAGGTTCTCTTGCGTGGGACAGGTTAAACTCTGACCAAACCACAGCTGAGCCGGGACGCCTTCctgtccaaagtccaaagtccgGACATGGTTGGCAGGGCGCACCGGCGCGTGCCCCGCAGGCCATTTTTCTGACTGGAATGACGGCGGCGGCTGGCTTCTCGGGGCTGCCGGGGTCTCCCGGGGTACGCCGCCGTCAGGACTTCTGCAGGGCGCAGACAGCAGGCTCCAGGGAGGCTGCGGAAAGAAAGCCTTGGGTGTCGGGGCTGGGCCTGGCGTCGGCCCCTGGGTCGGGGGCGGGGGTTGCGCCGAGACGCCTCTAGGAGAAGcctcgccgccgccgccaccgcggCCGCCCGAGGCGGGTGACCTTGGGACATAGCCCTGGTCTTTGGGGTTGTGCGGCTCACACGACAGCGCACAGTATGAGGCCGAATCCCATCCTCTAGTCCCAAGCCGCTCCACTACCAGGGCTGGGTGGCTTCGCCAGGTAGAGCGCCGGCCCCTTTAAGAGCGAACGACCCGGACACGTCTGCGAAGCTTGCGCGAAGAAGGGGAAGTGTGCGGCTGTCCGCGCCTCCCCGCCTTCTCGCGGCTGCCCGGCCGAAACCAAACCGAGGGGTGGGGTGGCGAGGACAGGGTACGTCGCAGGCTTATGCGGGTCGGGCTCGGACCTGGGCTGCCTCAGGATGTAAAGTATAACAAGAGGGTCGGGATGGGCAGCGTAGGCCTGTGAGGCCTGTGGGTGCccctgtcccccagctccccccGCAGCCGGCTCCGCAGTGGTCCACTCCGGTTGCCGGGTGCGGATTCGGGTTCCGGACCGAAGGCTGCGTGTTCTCCGCCGTTTACTGTGGCCCCGACAGGCCGGGGTTACTGTGGCGACCACGAGAGCAGCTTTGGCGCTATGGAGGAGCCCGGGGCTACCCCTCAACCGTATTTGGGGCTGCTCCTGGAGGAGCTACGCAGGGTGAGCCCA encodes:
- the LOC134728889 gene encoding uncharacterized protein LOC134728889, with product MSQGHPPRAAAVAAAARLLLEASRRNPRPRPRGRRQAQPRHPRLSFRSLPGACCLRPAEVLTAAYPGRPRQPREASRRRHSSQKNGLRGTRRCALPTMSGLWTLDRKASRLSCGLVRV